In a single window of the Acidobacteriota bacterium genome:
- the prmA gene encoding 50S ribosomal protein L11 methyltransferase → MKSWFAADVRVSAESAEAAESALSECGASGTEIDLLGRGSADSVIVTGYFDEEPDADAIREAVENELLIYGISRNEAAGVAIRAVAEQDWLAEWKRHWQPVAAGRFIIAPTWFDQHEADAIVIRIDPGMAFGTGTHDTTKLCLEAIGEHVSNNTSFLDVGTGTGILSIAAAKLGATPIRACDTDTDSVAIAVENCELNGVADQIDISEGSVTHDTPAADVVAANLTLDVILPILPLLLSASKKVLILSGILAEQRSSIEAELKRFGADEFSVYESGEWISVVVSRA, encoded by the coding sequence ACGTTCGTGTTTCTGCCGAAAGTGCCGAAGCGGCCGAGTCCGCTCTATCTGAATGCGGGGCATCCGGAACAGAGATCGACCTGCTCGGGCGCGGATCGGCGGATTCCGTGATCGTAACAGGGTATTTTGATGAAGAGCCCGATGCAGATGCGATCCGGGAAGCGGTCGAAAACGAACTCCTGATATACGGAATCTCACGCAATGAGGCTGCAGGTGTCGCGATCCGAGCCGTCGCGGAGCAGGATTGGCTTGCCGAGTGGAAACGGCATTGGCAGCCTGTGGCCGCGGGGCGCTTCATAATTGCTCCAACGTGGTTTGACCAACACGAGGCTGATGCGATCGTCATCCGCATCGATCCGGGCATGGCGTTCGGTACTGGTACGCATGATACGACGAAACTCTGCTTGGAGGCGATCGGTGAACATGTTTCAAATAACACGTCATTTCTCGATGTAGGGACGGGGACGGGAATTCTGTCGATCGCTGCCGCAAAGCTCGGCGCGACGCCGATCCGAGCATGCGACACTGATACGGATTCCGTGGCGATAGCCGTCGAGAACTGTGAGCTGAATGGTGTCGCAGATCAGATAGATATCTCCGAAGGCTCAGTCACACACGATACTCCGGCTGCAGATGTTGTCGCGGCAAACCTTACACTCGATGTGATCCTGCCCATATTGCCCTTGCTGTTGAGTGCTTCAAAAAAGGTGCTGATCTTGTCGGGCATTCTGGCGGAACAGCGATCATCTATTGAAGCGGAGCTGAAAAGGTTTGGCGCAGACGAATTTAGTGTTTACGAGTCGGGAGAATGGATCTCTGTTGTTGTTTCCCGAGCCTAA